CTTTCATATTCATGGCTTATAACATTCATTCTTATATCCCTGCTGTTCTGGGTAGATGAATTTGGAATTGCCATGCTGACGGCCAAGCAAGTACTGGCGATCCTCATGATAACAATGCTCGTAACTGCAAAAGGTATCCAGTGGTATCTCTTCAGGAAAGGAGATATTGAATAAGGACAAAATCAGGGATGATAGGATGAAGACAAGAATCAAGGAACTCCGGGCGAGATATGACATGACCCAGGAAGACCTTGCAAACAAAGTTGGCGTGAGGAGAGAAACCATTGGTTTTCTGGAAAAAGGGAAATATAATCCCTCACTAAAACTTGCATATAAAGTAGCAATAACTCTTGAGACAACAATAGATGAGCTGTTCATCTTTGATGAATCAGACCTCAAATGACACCCTGGAGATAATTATGGAAGCAAAAACAAAAGTATGGCTTGCAGAGGACGGAAAACCGATCATAGGCGGAGGTAAGGTTGAACTTCTCAAAGCCATTGACGAGGAAAAATCACTCCGCAAAGCCTGCATGAAAATGGATATATCCTACAAGCATGCATGGA
The sequence above is a segment of the uncultured Methanolobus sp. genome. Coding sequences within it:
- a CDS encoding helix-turn-helix transcriptional regulator, which translates into the protein MKTRIKELRARYDMTQEDLANKVGVRRETIGFLEKGKYNPSLKLAYKVAITLETTIDELFIFDESDLK